The Trichomycterus rosablanca isolate fTriRos1 chromosome 20, fTriRos1.hap1, whole genome shotgun sequence genomic interval ATGTGTACTGCATCGAGACTACATGTGtgtgattgattttttttttcctttctcatATAGAACATCGACATTCAAAACTTTTCATCCAGTTGGAGTGATGGTATGGCCTTCTGCGCTTTGGTCCACTCCTTTTTCCCCACGGAGTTCAACTACAACGCCCTGTCTCCTGCTGATTGCAAACACAACTTCGAACTGGCCTTCAGCACTGCTGAGTAAGTTCTCGCAACATCTAACCTCGCTCTTTAGTTCAGAACATAACATCAACATATTTTCCTGGTGTTATAGTCTCCCCGGTCATCTGCAAGGAATTAGTCTCTTAGCGTCTTTATCTTTACATTCACCAAGGGTGCCATTTAATGCTCAAGACATTTCCCCCCCCCTTCCCAGTTAGCTACAGGTCTTTAATTCttagaaaaaaattatattagttATTTGATAGTCCATTCTTTAGATGGTGTTAAAAGGCTAAATGAAGTGTTGACTGACTGATGAGACAGCTGACCTTAGAAGGATCGTACAATTAGCCGATCCTCTGGTTCAGCTGCACTACGTCATTCTTCAGTGTGGCATTAAAGATACTGTTACTGACTTTCCAATGCATCCGAGAACTGAATGTCTGTAATGTAACCCACTCTTTAGACTGCAAAGCCAAGGCAACTATACTCAGGCTTCTCCTTTCCCATAGCCCCTATTTTTCCATTACCAGAGCCAGACATTAATGAACCCTGTTTATCGCCATGCTGATACACAACATGTACATCTGcaatttccatttatttaccACATATCATAAAtgcatacacactgatcagccataacattaaaaccacctccttgtttctacactcactgtccattttatcagctccacttaccatatagaagcacttggactgtagtccatctgtttctctgcatgctttgttagccccctttcatgctgtacttcaatggtcaggacccccacaggaccactacagagcagggattatttgggtggtgggtcattctcagcactgcagtgacactgacatggtggtggtgtgttagtgtgtgttgtgctggtatgagtggatcagacacagcaatgctgctggagtttttaaacacctcactgtcactgctggactgaaaatagtccaccaattaaaaatatccagccaacagcgccccatgagcagcatcctgtgaccactgatgaaggtctagaagatgaccaactcaaacagcaaaaataGATGattgattgtctctgactttacatctataaggtggaccaactaggtaggagtgtctaatagagtggacagtgagtggacatggtattaaaaacaaaactccagcagcgctgctgtgtcggatccactcataccagcacaacacacactaacacaccaccaccatgtcagtgtcactgcagtgctgagaatgatccaccacctaaataatacctactctgtagtggtcctgtgggtcctgaccattgaagaacagcatgaaagggggctaacaaagcatgcagagaaacagatggactacagttagtaattgtagaactacaaagtgcttctatatggtaagttgagctgataaaatggacagtgagtgtagaaacaaggaggtggttttaatgttatggctgatcagtgtattaattactaactgtagccaATTTGTGATCATGTTCACCACAATCTACTGTGTCCTTCTGTGTAAATGGACCATTGGACCACTACTGACCTGATaacatttaggtggtggaacattctTTGCACAACAACATTATTGACAATAAAGTGAAAATGAAGTGTGTTGACCTCTTAAAAGGGTATCAGGCTTATATCAGGGGTCACTTAATGTCAATGCTAAGATCAAAACTTAGCttgccaacaaacaaacatccaaCCAGCAGTCCACTGGGATCAAAAACTGGCCACTGAATTAACACACATTCCAGTACActtgaccactttcctaatactgtgttgatcccccttttgctgccaaaacagccctgcaactgtgatgtactctgtattctgacacctttctatcagaaccagcattaatttcttcagcagctcatctgttggacgccttcgctccacacgtgcatcaatgagccttggccgcccatgaccctgtcgccggtttaccactgttccttccttggaacacttttgatagatgctgaccactgcagaccgggaacaccccacaagagctacagttttggagatgctctgacctagtcgtctagccatcacaatttggcccttgtcaaactcgctcaaataatttttcctgcttctaacatcagctttgaggataaaatgttcatttgctgcctaatatatcccacccactaacaggtgccgtgatgatgagataatcagtgttattcacttcacctgtcagtggtatatatatataaaaaatatatatattttatatatatatatatatatatatatatatatatatatatatatatatatatatatatatatatatatatatatatatatatatatatatactgtatatatacacacactgatcagccataacattaaaaccacctccttgtttgtacactcactgtccatttgatcgctccacttaccatatagaagcactttttagttctgcgttatatatgttatatatgtgACCTCCCCCCAAGAGACAGTACAGCACCCATACAAACCAGTGAACTTTCTCTACTACATTTAACgtctatgtttgtttgtttgtttattaggattttaacgtcatgttttatactttggttacattcatgacaggaaacggtagttactcattacccaaggttcatcagttcacaaggttatatcaaacacagtcatggacaattttgcatctccaattcacctcacttgcatgtctttggactgtgggaggaaaccggagctcccggaagaaaacccacgcggacacggggagaacacgcaaactccacacagaaaggacccggaccgccccacctggggatcgaacccaggaccttcttgctgtgaggcgacagtgctacctacttagccaccgtgccaccctaacgTCTATGTAAACAAGTTCATACTAAAGTTAAATTGACACGTGACAGCCATGCCACACAAAGTGACCCATTACTCAGACCAAGGTTGTACCAAATGAACTGGCACTAGCACATCTATGCATCCTCGtccaatatattaataataataatttctctCATTCTCAGGCAAAAGGCAGGTTGTGACCGACTCATCGAGGTGGAGGACATGATGGTGATGGGTAGAAAACCAGACCCCATGTGTGTCTTCACTTATGTCCAGTCTCTCTACAATCACCTGCGCAAGTTTGAATGATGCCTAAAATGTACAGACTTTACAGTGCAGCAATTACAAGTGCAACACTGCCCCCTTTCGGACTGGATGTGGGACTGGTTCATGACATGATTATGACTGTTACAGTACGAGGTGCCAACTGAGGAAGAGAAACACGTGTGATTAGCTTGCATAAAAGCTTTACttagtatatttattttattttgcataaATATCATTTCATAGGTATTGTGCTCTGATGTATTTCAATTTGAAGGAAACAAATTCACTTGCAGGATGGTAGACAGCAAAACCAAACATTATAAAAAGCCTGAGTTAGAAATGTACAGACTTGAGTATAGTATATTCCTAGATTTGTCATAGATCAccttttttaatttgcatttgcatttttttattatttatcttgtaCCACGTGTGATTTTCAAGTACAATCTTTGGCAGCCTTGTTAAAGTCTTTACACCATAGACAGTCAGTGTTTGCATCATGTAAATGCATCATGGTAGTTAGAAATGTTGTATAtttgaagagaataaagcaaGATTCACAATAATATGCACTGCATGGTGAGTGTTGTCTTAATATTTTAggcttaaatattaaacatttatgaTATTGGTTTTTAATTTGATGGCTTGTTTTGTGTGAATCAAAAAGAAGTTGttaactacactgatcagccataacattaaaaccactgtccattttatcagctctactttccatatagaagcactttggagttctacaattactgactgtagtccatctgtttctctgcatgctttgttagccccctttcatgctgttcttcaatggtcaggaccactacagagtaggtattatttgggtggtggatcattctcagcactgcagtgacattgacatggtgctggtatgagtggatcagacacagcagcactcactgtcactgctggactttgagtagtccaccaaccaaaaatattcaggcctcggcgctccgtgggcagcgtcctgtgaccgctgatgaaggtgtagaagatgaccaactcaaacagcagcaatagatgagcgatcgtctccgactttcctacctaattggtccaccttgtagatgtagtgttaaaaactccagcagcactgctgtgtctgatccactcataccagcacaacacacactaacacaccaccaccatgtcagtgtcactgcagggcttagaatgatccaccacctaaataatacctgctctgtgggggtcctgaccattaaagaacagggtaaaagcaggcttcaaaaatatgtagagaaacagatggactacagtcagtaattgtagaactccaaagtgcttctatatggtcagtggagctgataaaatggacagtgagtgtagaaacacagatATTGTTTAAGAGTTTGACGCCTTGGTCTAACTTCACCCAACATATTTGGAAAGAACAGACGATTGTGATCAGATGTTATTATCCAGTATTCAAGCCAAACCTGAGTAATGTACTTGAAGCATACTAGAAATGAATTCCACCAGTCCTGTTCCAATCTAGTAGAAAGGTCTTACCAAGGCTATTGTAGCAAGAAAGGGGGGGACCAAGTCCCGATTAATGCTgatgattttaaaatgtatcaGGTAGAGagacaaaccaaaaaaaaattaaccatTTTATAACAAAGTGTCGAAATACATCACATTAATGTATGAGgactaaataaatcaaataagaaaaaaagaggttTATTTTTAAGGTAGCTTTGTCTACCCTCTTCAGAGCATGGATTGAACTACAGTCTTAATAGAGTCACGTACTACATTCTGTATATACAACCTTATAATCAAATGTACACAGTGCAACCCCCACACATCCACATCCTTTAAACAAATGACATTAGTTTACAACAAATAGACTCTTCAGATACTTATTACCACACATACTTTACCACATTATTATTTCCCAATTCCTTTTAGCAATGAAATTTCTCCTTTGAAACAGATTGGTCCTCGATATTGTCTCTGGAGTAGCATTCTTCATGAGCTCTCATTGTCGGCAGGCGTCATGGCTCTCCCAGTTCACCCTCCATGGTACGAACCAGGACATAAAGCTCTGCTAGACCAACTACAGATGCTGCGATGACGGCAGAAATGATCCTCTGAAAAAACAAAACCCTCTTTAATCTTCTATTTCAGTACATGTTTTATATTGCACTTGACTTATTCTAATTAACTTACTAAAATTCTAaatgacatacactgatcagccataacattaaaaccaccttcttgtttctacactcaccgtccatgttatcagctccacttaccatatagaagcactttgtggttctacaattactgactgtagtccatctgtttctctgcatgctttgttagccccctttcatgctgttcttcatgggtcaggactctcccaggaccaccacagagcaggtattatttaggtggtggatcattctcagcactgcagtgacactggtggtgtgttagtgtgttgtactggtatgagtggatcagacacagcagcactgctggagtttttaaataccgtgtccactcactgtccactcctacctagttggtccaccttgtagatgtaaagtcagggacgatcgctcatctattgctgctgtttgagttggtcatcttctagtcctccatcagtggtcacaggatgctgcccacggggtgctgttggctggatattttataggttggtggactagtctcagtccagcagtgacagtgaggtgttaaaaaactccagcagtgctgctgtgtcttatccactcataccagcacaacacacactaacacaccaccaccatgtcagtgtcactgcagtgctgagaatgatccaccacccaaataatacctgctctgtggtggtcctgggagagtcctgaccattgaagaacagcatgaaaggaggctaacaaagcatgcagagaaacagatggactacaggcagtaattgtagaactacaaagtgcttctacgtggtaaaatggacagtgagtgtagaaacaaggaggtggttttaatgttatggctgatatattaGGTGGTTATAATGTATCTTACCGATGCGATCTCTGTAAAGATGTACTGACTGCCAATGTAGGCGCAAGCAAAGGCTGCAATCACAGTCACCAGGAAGTTGAATACAGTAACAACAACCGCTTTGACAGACTGCACTGCAGAACAAATAACAGTAGTGATGAATTTCATGACAAAAATGGATTACAATTAATAATCATGCTATACACTTTCGCACAAGCCACCCCCTTCCCAAAGACAGccaattatgtgtgtgtagatgcaGGACTGGATgacagcagagccgagattcaaataCTGCTGCTCCCCAAATGAAGCATGTGGGTGCATTTATATTGGATATAAAAGGGGGTTCAAGCTCAGGCGAAATTACTTGAAAATGTgaaccataaaaaaaaaaaagtataagtTTGCAGTGATGTTATTCTTACATTTTATACAATTTGAAGCGTATAGATTGGTATTGGAAACCGGTCATGTAACCAATGTCAAGACATACAAGTTCTTACCTTGTCTTCCAAAATCTGCTAGGCCTCCATGATTACTAATTTCCTGGTAATGTAAAAGATAAGGTTGTTGACAAACATCATACACAGAAGATCCTAATGCACACCATTGCTTTTTTTTACCTTCATCTATAGGTCTGTGGGGATAAGACGTTAATGTACACAAGTATTAATGCATaatcggcacggtggctaagtgggtagcactgtcgcctcacagcaagaaggtcctgggttcgatccccaggtgagcggtccgggttctttctgtgtaaagtttgcatggtgtgtccgtgtgggtttcctccgggtgctccggtttcctcccacagtccaaagacatgcaagtgaggtgaattggagacgctaaattgtccaggaccatgttcgatataaccttgtgaactgatgaaccttgtgtaatgagtaactaccgttcctgtcatgaatgcaaccgaagtgtaaaacatgacgttaaaatccaaataaacaaaacaaacaaatattaatGCATAATCAATTTTTACTTACAAtgtgtagatatgcttagggcatgattgccagtagtcagTTTCCAAAgatacaataaatacagaaaatctGAACTTACCTGAGGATTTACGTTCCTTGTGATTCTCTTATATTCTTCATTTGCCAGTTTTGCTTTAATCTTCTCTAGACGAGCCACCAACTCAGGGTTCTGCATGTAAGAGAGATAAATATAAAGTACATAACGATTCAACTGTCTACTACCAATACTTCAGAAGAAAATGTTCTATCTTGGTATTAGTAATCTAGCACCAAGTGATCTATTTAAACATTACGACTGTATTTTTACTTACTCTTGGAGGCAGTTCTACCTTCGGGAGATAAAGCGTGCTGTCGTCCAGTAGCTCATGAAGATAGAATGGATACCCTGTAATGAAACAACACCTACATTATACACAAAATTGAATTATTAGTTCTAACTTACTAAACTGTCCCACCTTATGTTTGGACTGAGGGTTTAGGTAAAAAGGGGATGGCAGTGACACatagcatatacagtgtatcacaaaagtgagtacacccctcacatgtctgcaaatatttcattatatcttttcatgggacaacactatagacatgaaacttggatataacttagagtagtcagtgtacagcttgtttagcagtgtagatttactgtcttctgaaaataactcaacacacagccattaatgtctaaatagctggcaacataagtgagtacaccctaaagtgaacatgtccaaattgtgcccaaatgtgtcgttgtccctccctggtgtcatgtgtcaaggtcccaggtgtaaatggggagcagggctgttaaatttggtgttttgggtacaattctctcatactggccactggatattcaacatggcacctcatggcaaagaactctctgaggatgtgagaaatagaattgttgctctccacaaacatggcctgggctataagaagattgctaacaccctgaaactgagctacagcatggtggccaaggtcatacagcggttttccaggacaggttccactcggaacaggcttcgccagggtcgaccaaagaagttgagtccacgtgttcggcgtcatatccagaggttggctttaaaaaatagacacatgagtgctgccagcattgctgcagaggttgaagacgtgggaggtcagcctgtcagtgctcagaccatacgccgcacactgcatcaactcggtctgcatggtcgtcatcccagaaggaagctgacgcacaagaaagcccgcaaacagtttgctgaagacaagcagtccaagaacatggattactggaatgccctgtggtctgacgagaccaagataaacttgtttggctcagatggtgtccagcatgtgtggcggcgccctggtgagaagtaccaagacaactgtatcttgcctacagtcaagcatggtggtggtagcatcatggtcttgggctgcatgagtgttgctggcactggggagctgcagttcattgagggaaacatgaattccaacatgtactgtgacattctgaaacagagcatgatcccctcccttcgaaaactgggcctcatggcagttttccaacaggataacgaccccaaacacaacctccaagatgacaactgtctTGCTGAGGTTGCTGAAGGTAAAAGTGATgtactaaacccaattgagcacctgtggcgcatcctcaagtggaaggtggaggagttcaaggtgtctaacatccaccagctccgtgatgtcatcatggaggagtggaagaggattccagtagcaacctgtgcagctctggtgaattccatgcccaggagggttaaggcagtgctggataataatggtggtcacacaaaatattgacactttgggcacaatttggacatgttcactgtggggtgtactcacttatgttgccagctatttagacattaatggctgtgtgttgagttattttcagaagacagtaaatctacactgctatacaagttgtacacggactactctaagttatatccaagtttcatgtctatagtgttgtcccatgaaaagatataatgaaatatttgcagaaatgtgaggggtgtactcacttttgtgatacactgtatatatatatttcagagCTGAATCAAATTACCAGTGAGGATTTTTGGGTACTGTGCCTTTTGGCAATCAtctacattttcattttacatttacattttcagcatttagcagacgcttttatccaaagcgacttacagtactgtgacagtatattgtctaagcaattgagggttaagggccttgctcaggggcccaacagtggtagcctggcagttgtggggcttgaaccaggaacctttggctttctagtccagtaccttaaccactaggccacaccTGACCCTCTATCCTAACCTGTAAGACTGTGTGGCATATGACTTGACCAAGCTTTTTGTTGACCTCACAATAACAGTTGTCCCTAGTTGCAACAGTGACCAGGTTTCAAACTGCCACTGAACGAAAGTCTGCACTGAAGCTGCACTGAAGTAATCAAATTCCATAGCCAAACAGCCACATCTAACATAGCTACCAGTTTGTGCAAGATATATGTTTTTGAACTGGGCTACTCAGTGCCAGGAAAAAGAAATCTTAATACTACGAAATACAAGACTACCCTCTACTGCTCGGGAAACTCTGttcctgtttttgtttttcttaacaATTCCCACATGCACTAAGCAGGGTCCTGAAAGAACAATTCAGTACCTCCAGTAACCAGTAACCAGTGCCAGACCTTACTAGTGCTTTTGTGACTTAAAGTGAGCAGTTCTCAGCAGCAATGTTTAAAATCTAGTGGAAGAATTCAGGAAGAGCTTAATATTAGCCTCTATAGTTTTGGAGTTAGATGTGGTTACATTAACGAGTGGTGAcacggtggttcggtgggtagcaccgtcgcctcacagctagaagttCCTgaatttgattcccaggtggagcggtccgggttctccccgtgtctgcgtgggtttccaaaGACACAcattcaggttaattggagaaccttatctaggtgtgtgtgtgtgtgtgtgtgtgtgagtttgccctgtaatagactggcgacctgtccagagtgtttcctacctctcgcccagtgaatcggtcccaccgtgaccctgaatatgTTTAATGGGTGTATGTGAATGTGATGTTTGATTGTTCGTGTACTATTTGCTGTGTAGTAAATGCTGAAGTATAATATTTAAGAAGCTTACCATTCTGTTGAAGAAGCTGCTGTAGTTTCCTAGCAGTCTTGAATGACATTGTGGACTGATCTTTTAGTGCTTCCAATTGCTCCATGAGATCTGATGAATAACCTGATTTTCTCCTCAATAACTCCTTTACTTTCTCATGAAATCTCTCTCCAAGTGTGAATGAACTCGCCATGGTGTGACTATAAGTGTGAATCTGTAAATTGGCATTATAACACATACATAAGTGACTAAAAGACAATGCATATTACTAGATATTTTTGATCTGATCAGATCAGCACAATTCTTTACTGGTTGTGTACATAATATAATACAGTCAAGTTGCTCAGTACATTAACATGTAaatcacagtgttccgtacagtagaTTAAACAGATACTAAACAAATTACAACCCTTGCGTATTATATCTCCATTCTTTATGCTTTGAAATGACACACAGTATGCAATAGTGTTCGTTTATTTTAATGACCTGTAAATAATCAGTATAATACTCATTAATCGATCGACTGTGCGTAACACTGTGAGTTTCACTACATCCTGTTTATCTTAACAGTTCAGTAAACTAGCTGTTATGCTAATATAATAAACTAGCCGCGAAGAAAATTGATTACAAACCAACAAACCTgtcaaaataatatataattaattacctTTAGAATTAGAATTTAGAATTATATTATCGTTCTGATTATACCATGTTTAACAATGTATATAAGCGCCTAACTGTAGTATTAACGATTTAGGGAACTCCATCAGCTGACTTGTCGAGCAATGATGACGTTTCACGTATGCGCATAAAGAGGTttgggctgtgtcccaaattgcaCCTTCACTAAACGGGCTATGTCTCAATTTCAGCACATAtctatattgtttgtttattaggattttaacatcatgttttacactttggttacattcatgacaggaacggtagttactcattacacaaggttcatcagttcacaatattatatcgaacacagtcgtcagagtttagtgtcttcaattcttgcatgcctttggactgtgggaggaaaccagagtatccggaggaaacccacgcagacacggggagaacatgcaaactacacacagaaaccaCCCCactagaccgccccacctggggatcgaatccaggacctttttgctgtgagaaaacagtgccaccgtgctgcccctcaCAGATCTATACGATTGTATACGACATGTAATTAAGTGccttaattattttacattgtactgtatattacattttaaaatgtagtgCACTGCTGTTTCAGTTATACATATATGCATTGTCtcttctttttctccctttttagctcgtccaattgcccgattgcgtcgtGCTTACTCCCCACCAATGccatccctgctctgactgaggagaacgaagctaacccacgccccctccaacatgtgggcagcatgccgtatgcatcttatcacctacaatttgacaagtgcagtgcagctcagcgttgtgtacggagagacacaccctgagagcactcttttctcatctctgtgcaggcgctcccaagtcagctctggtgtgctagcgtgttttaccactgcgccactatAGTGTCACTTTTGATCTAACAGCCCCACTTATGAAATAACTGCATGCACACCACTACATAGACCCATGTTAAGTTCTTAGAAGTGCCACTGGCCTAATCAGGCCCTCTACAAACACAACTGGCTTTGTCTGTGGAAGGGAGAACCAGATGGAGAATCACAGTAAATCTGTTGTATTTGTATTGTAATTActattttaatatactgtattaatTGTTGACTTAAATATGTTGACATATCAATGCAGTGTGTAGAatggtccaccatccaaataacatctggtcagtgttAGTCCCATGGGAATCCCTTAATAAATGGAGtacaaatggcaaaaatgtacaGAACCGCAGATGGGCTAAAGTATATAATTATACACCCacaaagtttatttgtatagcaggAGTAGCTTATAAAAAATCAATACATAATCGTAACAGATaggtacctaataaagtgttcAGTGGGTGTATATAATTTAAAGTGTTTGCCTCAGTGTGCCTTTTTTAATTGTGCAATAAAGTACTGAAATTACTGCTGGCTGTCATGCTTGAGTTGGTACATATTTGTATGTGTTTACACAGTGTATCTAAtacaataagtaataaatagtgttttttcaaggtatcttttattttatcttattttttatttttatatataggaCGTAAATCCAGCCCAGGACCTTGTCCATCCCCAACAGCCgataatgtctgtatgtagacacccaaccgactgatagca includes:
- the tmem199 gene encoding transmembrane protein 199, encoding MASSFTLGERFHEKVKELLRRKSGYSSDLMEQLEALKDQSTMSFKTARKLQQLLQQNGYPFYLHELLDDSTLYLPKVELPPRNPELVARLEKIKAKLANEEYKRITRNVNPQEISNHGGLADFGRQVQSVKAVVVTVFNFLVTVIAAFACAYIGSQYIFTEIASRIISAVIAASVVGLAELYVLVRTMEGELGEP